One window from the genome of Amycolatopsis sp. NBC_01480 encodes:
- a CDS encoding cobalamin-independent methionine synthase II family protein, with amino-acid sequence MTLPTEPIGSIPRPAYLLDGLGAFDAGRIDGAALAELESRALADTLSRFEETGSPILSDGEQGKPSFATYPLAGLSALAPDGAVIPFADGHTRQLPRLTAGPFRYATHADSYLTRAKALTDRPVKQAVIAASALSLIYPAGGIDGYPREQFLADLVDGAEADIRRSLDAGADSVQIDFTEGRLSLKLDPSGGLLRQFVDLNNAVLDRFTAEDRAKIGVHTCPGGDQDSVHSADVDYADLLPALFELTAGKFFVQLASEPEPERVLRIIAAHLKADQRVFVGVIDPIDPRVETPEEVRDRVLTAAKHLPADRLGTCDDCGYSPFADDTSTSRDLAFAKIAARVEGTRLAADQL; translated from the coding sequence ATGACCCTGCCCACCGAGCCGATCGGCAGCATTCCGCGCCCGGCCTACCTCCTCGACGGCCTCGGTGCGTTCGACGCGGGCCGGATCGACGGCGCCGCGCTCGCCGAGCTGGAGAGCCGGGCGCTGGCCGACACGCTCAGCCGGTTCGAAGAGACCGGTTCGCCGATTCTCTCCGACGGCGAGCAGGGCAAGCCGAGCTTCGCGACCTACCCGCTGGCCGGGCTGAGCGCGCTGGCACCCGACGGCGCCGTCATCCCGTTCGCCGACGGGCACACCCGGCAGCTGCCGCGGCTGACCGCGGGCCCGTTCCGGTACGCCACGCACGCGGACTCCTACCTGACGCGGGCGAAGGCGCTCACGGACCGGCCGGTCAAGCAGGCCGTGATCGCCGCGTCCGCGCTGTCGCTGATCTACCCGGCCGGCGGCATCGACGGGTATCCGCGGGAGCAGTTCCTCGCCGACCTGGTGGACGGGGCGGAGGCCGACATCCGCCGCAGCCTCGACGCCGGGGCGGACAGCGTCCAGATCGACTTCACCGAGGGGCGGCTCTCGCTCAAGCTCGACCCCTCCGGCGGGCTGCTGCGGCAGTTCGTCGACCTCAACAACGCCGTCCTCGACCGGTTCACCGCCGAGGACCGCGCGAAGATCGGCGTGCACACGTGCCCGGGGGGCGACCAGGACTCGGTGCACAGCGCCGACGTCGACTACGCGGACCTGCTGCCGGCACTGTTCGAGCTCACCGCGGGGAAGTTCTTCGTCCAGCTCGCCAGCGAACCCGAGCCGGAGCGGGTGCTGCGGATCATCGCCGCGCACCTGAAGGCGGACCAGCGGGTCTTCGTCGGCGTCATCGACCCGATCGACCCGCGCGTGGAGACGCCCGAGGAGGTGCGCGACCGGGTCCTGACCGCGGCGAAGCACCTGCCCGCCGACCGGCTCGGCACCTGCGACGACTGTGGATACTCGCCGTTCGCCGACGACACGTCCACCTCGCGAGACCTCGCGTTCGCCAAGATCGCGGCGCGGGTCGAGGGCACGCGGCTGGCGGCGGATCAGCTCTGA